One window of Sinorhizobium fredii NGR234 genomic DNA carries:
- a CDS encoding SH3 domain-containing protein translates to MRHFISKASQLLLAVFLATAIMNSAALAQAAKGPSGLPLPRFVSLKSRSVNLRIGPSLDYAVAFRYLKTGVPVEIIQEYDNWRRIRDADGTEGWVNQALLSGDRTAVAAPWMRGKGEGIFVNLRRDPQGTAPIVARMQPGVLLHIGECNGDWCHAETQGVEGWIAQGEIWGAYPGEAFK, encoded by the coding sequence ATGCGTCACTTCATTTCCAAAGCCTCTCAATTGTTGCTGGCTGTGTTCCTCGCGACGGCCATCATGAATTCCGCGGCCCTTGCCCAGGCGGCCAAGGGCCCAAGCGGGTTGCCACTCCCCCGCTTCGTCAGTCTCAAGTCGAGGAGCGTCAACCTGAGGATCGGGCCGAGCCTCGATTACGCGGTGGCCTTCCGCTATCTTAAAACCGGCGTTCCCGTCGAGATCATCCAGGAATACGACAACTGGCGCCGCATCCGCGACGCCGACGGAACGGAGGGCTGGGTCAACCAGGCGCTGCTCTCCGGCGATCGCACTGCCGTTGCCGCACCGTGGATGCGCGGCAAGGGCGAAGGCATCTTCGTCAATTTGAGACGCGATCCGCAGGGTACCGCACCGATCGTCGCCCGCATGCAGCCGGGCGTGCTGCTGCATATCGGCGAATGCAATGGCGACTGGTGCCATGCCGAGACGCAAGGCGTCGAAGGCTGGATCGCCCAGGGCGAAATCTGGGGCGCCTATCCGGGCGAAGCGTTCAAATAA